GGAAAGAATGGACAACTTATGCAGTCATGGTCATGAATGAGATGAGATTAGATATGTCCTTGCCAGAGCATAGAAAAGCTTTAAGAAAATATGAGAAAGGATTCTTTGATAAAACAATTGGGGAAATAGAAAAAAAACCGGAGAATAAATAATCATACCAAAGCCGTA
This Candidatus Nitrosocosmicus oleophilus DNA region includes the following protein-coding sequences:
- a CDS encoding Fe(2+)-trafficking protein; its protein translation is MSKTCLRCNKSFNESDVEDEISQKYPSCPECWKEWTTYAVMVMNEMRLDMSLPEHRKALRKYEKGFFDKTIGEIEKKPENK